From Nitrospira sp.:
AAGAACACGGTGATGTCATCTGGAACATCGCCAATCTCCTACGCGGTCCTTATCGGCCGCCGCAATATCGCCGGGTGATGATTCCGCTCACGGTATTGCGCCGTCTGGATTGTGTGCTGGAAAGCACCAAGGATCAGGTGATCGCCCTGCACAAGAAGCTCAAAGCGGAAAAGAAGCACGACGCCGAGACCATCGAAAAAATTATCAACAAGAAGTTCAAACTCACCTTCCATAACACCAGCAAGTTCACCTTCGAGACACTCCTTGGTGATCCGGACAAGCTTGCCGCTAACCTCGGCAACTACATCGCCGGGTTCTCCTCCCGTGCACGCAAGATCATCGAGAAGTTCAAATTTGAGGAAGAGATTGAAAAGTTGGATGAGGCCAATCGGCTCTTTGAGGTCTTCAAGCAGGTTGCGGCAGTAGACCTACACCCGGACACCATCCCGAACATCGCAATGGGCTACCTCTTCGAAGACCTCGTCCGGCGCTTCAACGAGCAAGCCAATGAAGAAGCTGGAGATCACTTCACTCCGCGCGAAGTCATCAAGCTGATGGTGACACTGCTTTTCACCTACGACGATCTGGTCTACAAGGAAGGCAAGGTCATCAAGATCTACGATCCCACGGCGGGCACGGGCGGGATGCTCTCGGAATCGGAAAAACTCATCAAGGATCCTGATGCTGGTCTCAATCCCAGTGCCAATCTCGAACTCTTCGGCCAGGAATATAACCCTGAGGCCTATGCCATCTGCGGCTCTGATCTCATGATCAAAGGCGAGGATGTGCAAAACATGGTTTACGGGAACACCCTTGGGACCGGCAAATCCAAAGAGGGGTTTGTCGATGGCGACGGCCACGCGGATGAGAAGTTCCACTACATGCTGGCGAATCCACCTTTTGGCGTAGAGTGGAAGCCGGAAAAAGACCATGTCACCACCGAGCACAACGAGTTTGGCTTCGATGGGCGTTTCGGCCCCGGTCTGCCGCGCATCAATGACGGCGCGTTGCTCTTTCTGCTCCACATGATTTCAAAGATGGAATCCGCACCCGAGAAAGGTGGCAAGGGCGGAGAAGGCTCCCGCATCGGCATCGTATTCAATGGCTCGCCCCTTTTCACGGGGGACGCGGGTAGTGGTGAGAGCAACATCCGCCGCTGGATTATTGAGAACGATATGCTGGAGGCCGTCATCGGCCTGCCCGACCAGCTCTTCTACAATACCGGCATCTCCACCTATGTCTGGATCGTGACGAACCGCAAACGCCCCAAGCGTGCCGGCAAGGTGCAACTCATCAACGGGACCGACTTTGCCTGGAAGATGAAAAAGAGTCTTGGCGACAAGCGCAAACGCAT
This genomic window contains:
- a CDS encoding class I SAM-dependent DNA methyltransferase, encoding MKNFDAFKEHGDVIWNIANLLRGPYRPPQYRRVMIPLTVLRRLDCVLESTKDQVIALHKKLKAEKKHDAETIEKIINKKFKLTFHNTSKFTFETLLGDPDKLAANLGNYIAGFSSRARKIIEKFKFEEEIEKLDEANRLFEVFKQVAAVDLHPDTIPNIAMGYLFEDLVRRFNEQANEEAGDHFTPREVIKLMVTLLFTYDDLVYKEGKVIKIYDPTAGTGGMLSESEKLIKDPDAGLNPSANLELFGQEYNPEAYAICGSDLMIKGEDVQNMVYGNTLGTGKSKEGFVDGDGHADEKFHYMLANPPFGVEWKPEKDHVTTEHNEFGFDGRFGPGLPRINDGALLFLLHMISKMESAPEKGGKGGEGSRIGIVFNGSPLFTGDAGSGESNIRRWIIENDMLEAVIGLPDQLFYNTGISTYVWIVTNRKRPKRAGKVQLINGTDFAWKMKKSLGDKRKRIGDGTDGAPNHIEVLAKLYGDFQNNVRLTVGQIQTNVDPKRDQEKSLFVSKIFNNQDFGYLKITVERPLRLNFAVTDNRIDRFKRTNAFVDLAISRKRKDKKRIIEEELEGAEAQAAILEVLDGMKDGFSEGQLIKDRAVFEELLAETFQVAGITLDGSLRSALLAPGSLGERDPGAEICFDKKGNREPDPELRDTENVPFPSGIALPLPVDYEGKKNKGKVDATALLALVQDHCEAYLKAEVLPYRPDAWIDHSKIKVGYEVPFNRHFYEYEAPRPLNKIEEDIDGLEKEIMAMLKEIAS